A portion of the Collinsella aerofaciens genome contains these proteins:
- the rpsT gene encoding 30S ribosomal protein S20, which produces MANIKSQKKRIRTNEAARMRNKAVKSELKTLTKHVQSAVAEGDAEKAQAALKTVTKRLDMAAAKHVIHKNQASNRKSGLAKLVNSINA; this is translated from the coding sequence GTGGCAAACATCAAGTCTCAGAAGAAGCGTATCCGCACCAATGAGGCAGCTCGCATGCGTAACAAGGCTGTCAAGTCCGAGCTCAAGACGCTGACCAAGCACGTCCAGTCCGCCGTCGCCGAGGGCGACGCCGAGAAGGCCCAGGCTGCCCTCAAGACCGTCACCAAGCGTCTCGACATGGCTGCCGCCAAGCATGTTATCCACAAGAACCAGGCTTCCAACCGCAAGTCCGGTCTTGCCAAGCTCGTGAACAGCATCAACGCCTAA
- a CDS encoding ComEA family DNA-binding protein, which yields MAQREQHERVKKMDRWAGKLLGHKAVVMAILVVIAMASGLAMANLGGGAGGVSFERTDGSGALVEPGSGDASSGKTSEGSSPKASAAAEVYVDVDGAVVSPGVYRLKDGARVAQAIDAAGGLAPEADVTGLNRASKVADGQKIHVPTVGEQQASIAEAGVDGGASASSGVSGATGLVNINTASAAELQTLSGIGPSMAQSIIDERTKNGAFASVDDLMRVSGIGEKKLAKIKDCICV from the coding sequence ATGGCGCAGCGCGAACAACACGAACGAGTCAAAAAGATGGACCGCTGGGCGGGCAAACTGCTCGGTCATAAGGCAGTGGTGATGGCGATACTGGTCGTCATTGCGATGGCGAGTGGGCTGGCGATGGCGAACCTTGGCGGCGGTGCCGGCGGTGTGTCGTTTGAGCGCACTGATGGTTCGGGCGCGTTAGTGGAGCCGGGATCCGGCGATGCTTCGAGCGGAAAGACATCCGAAGGCTCTTCGCCTAAGGCGTCTGCCGCGGCAGAGGTCTATGTCGATGTTGATGGCGCCGTTGTGTCGCCCGGTGTATATCGTCTCAAGGACGGCGCGCGAGTGGCTCAGGCGATTGATGCTGCCGGCGGGCTGGCGCCCGAAGCAGACGTTACGGGGCTTAATCGTGCATCCAAGGTCGCTGATGGACAAAAAATTCACGTTCCAACGGTAGGGGAGCAGCAGGCGTCCATTGCGGAAGCCGGTGTTGATGGTGGGGCTTCCGCATCATCGGGCGTGAGTGGCGCCACAGGCCTAGTAAACATCAATACGGCAAGCGCGGCAGAGCTGCAGACGCTCTCGGGCATCGGCCCCTCCATGGCACAGTCGATTATCGATGAGCGGACAAAGAACGGTGCTTTTGCCTCGGTTGACGATCTGATGCGTGTGTCGGGAATCGGCGAGAAGAAGCTTGCCAAAATCAAAGATTGCATCTGCGTATGA
- a CDS encoding DNA internalization-related competence protein ComEC/Rec2: MSATEREHVMPPRPLIPWTMALCAGLCMSCALVLNMAADALLTERATAVWPLWAIPVAAAVFVVLAQSCARLVPLKRWLYAASVGLVAGAVVSAWWAVGVLSAAKTLDGRAASSLEFVVQGDPSINDDMYFYTCEARAGGKYLATIRLSCDRELKVGAHVRVIGRVSRFENDAYGRSRVLRGEVRKVKAVRVVSVDEGSPVPLLRLRNGLLASIAPATDPARALIAGVVCGRSAELRAQPAGDWFSVTGTAHLIAVSGSHLAIVGFVIEGVLQKTRCSRGLQRAILAITLVGYAAFTGASPSAVRACCMVFATLVVNGAGRRRHGLSALFVTMSIFVLLRPTVLFEMGFQLSCASVFAILCFCPYATYALGELGVPSGVASMLSVTLCSQLATLPITIPAFGSFSLIAPLANAVIGPVVSVLLAVSIVLAPFSLVGPLRTWALVVPMIAARCALFFEQLFAAMSGASVSVPPDSMWIYLVPCLLAVLLVWWPRPRARPMAVGLACLVLLAAIPYVYWDRFAPPSVTVLDVGQADAILIRQGGAVALVDCGLDERVVEALVRNNVHHIDAVFVTHWDEDHWGGLPAVLEQFSVGTIAVAADALEDAPAEVLNRPGVEYRQVRRGDTVDIGSFCARVMWPFESVDGEGNEDSLVLLLSYVQEGKDLRILLTGDAELDQEREFVQEVGDIDVLKLGHHGSKVSVDGELLGVLKPELSLASAGEGNRYGHPSDACIDAVKEAGGVFACTFEHGDITVTPTANGFAMRCQRP, encoded by the coding sequence ATGAGTGCGACCGAGCGCGAGCACGTGATGCCTCCGCGACCCCTGATTCCGTGGACGATGGCCCTGTGTGCCGGCCTGTGCATGAGCTGCGCCTTGGTGCTCAACATGGCCGCTGATGCGCTGCTGACGGAGCGGGCGACGGCGGTCTGGCCGCTATGGGCCATTCCCGTTGCGGCGGCGGTATTCGTTGTGCTGGCTCAATCTTGTGCGCGGCTTGTCCCTTTGAAGCGGTGGCTGTATGCCGCGTCCGTCGGCCTCGTAGCGGGTGCGGTCGTCTCGGCGTGGTGGGCCGTGGGTGTGCTCAGTGCCGCGAAGACGCTCGACGGTCGAGCGGCAAGCAGTCTCGAGTTTGTCGTGCAGGGTGACCCATCCATAAACGACGACATGTATTTCTATACCTGCGAGGCACGCGCGGGCGGCAAGTACTTGGCAACGATTCGCCTATCGTGTGATCGTGAGCTCAAGGTCGGGGCACACGTGCGTGTTATCGGTCGCGTTTCACGTTTTGAGAACGATGCATATGGACGATCGCGTGTGCTCCGAGGCGAGGTGCGCAAGGTTAAAGCCGTTCGAGTCGTGTCGGTCGATGAGGGCTCTCCGGTGCCGCTGCTTCGGCTGAGAAATGGGCTGCTTGCGTCCATCGCGCCTGCGACCGACCCGGCGCGTGCGCTCATAGCCGGTGTCGTCTGCGGTCGTTCGGCCGAGCTGCGCGCCCAGCCGGCGGGCGACTGGTTTTCGGTGACGGGAACGGCGCATCTTATCGCCGTCTCGGGCAGCCATTTGGCTATCGTGGGGTTTGTAATCGAGGGTGTATTGCAAAAGACTCGGTGCTCACGTGGTCTTCAGCGGGCGATATTGGCGATAACGCTTGTGGGCTATGCTGCCTTTACGGGCGCGTCTCCCTCGGCCGTGCGTGCCTGCTGCATGGTGTTCGCGACGCTTGTCGTAAACGGCGCGGGGCGTCGTCGGCACGGCCTTTCGGCACTCTTCGTAACCATGTCCATCTTTGTGCTACTGCGGCCGACGGTGCTGTTCGAGATGGGCTTTCAGCTTTCATGCGCCAGTGTCTTTGCCATCCTGTGCTTTTGCCCCTATGCGACCTACGCTTTGGGTGAGCTGGGTGTGCCATCGGGCGTTGCCAGCATGCTTTCCGTCACGCTGTGCTCGCAGTTGGCGACGCTCCCCATTACCATTCCTGCCTTCGGTTCGTTCTCGCTCATTGCTCCGCTGGCAAATGCGGTCATCGGTCCGGTGGTGAGCGTACTGCTCGCTGTGTCGATCGTGCTGGCCCCCTTTTCGCTCGTGGGACCGTTGCGGACTTGGGCGCTCGTTGTGCCCATGATTGCCGCCCGTTGCGCGCTGTTCTTCGAGCAGCTGTTTGCCGCCATGTCGGGTGCATCCGTGAGCGTGCCGCCCGATAGCATGTGGATTTACCTAGTGCCGTGTTTGCTGGCGGTTCTGCTGGTCTGGTGGCCGCGTCCCCGTGCACGTCCTATGGCGGTGGGGCTTGCATGTCTGGTGCTCTTGGCTGCGATTCCGTACGTCTATTGGGATCGATTTGCTCCGCCTTCGGTGACGGTGCTCGATGTGGGCCAGGCCGATGCGATTCTTATCCGCCAGGGCGGCGCAGTAGCGCTCGTCGACTGTGGGCTCGACGAGCGTGTGGTGGAGGCGTTGGTTCGCAATAACGTGCACCATATCGATGCCGTCTTTGTGACGCATTGGGATGAGGACCACTGGGGTGGTTTGCCTGCCGTGCTCGAACAGTTTTCGGTCGGAACGATTGCCGTGGCGGCCGATGCGCTGGAGGATGCCCCTGCCGAGGTATTGAACCGACCTGGCGTGGAGTATCGGCAGGTGCGCCGTGGGGATACGGTCGACATCGGCTCTTTTTGCGCCCGCGTGATGTGGCCATTCGAGTCCGTGGATGGCGAGGGAAATGAGGACTCGCTTGTCCTGTTGCTCTCTTATGTTCAGGAAGGCAAGGACCTGCGAATACTTCTCACCGGTGATGCCGAGCTCGACCAAGAGCGGGAATTCGTGCAGGAAGTGGGGGATATCGATGTCCTTAAACTTGGGCATCACGGCTCCAAGGTTTCAGTCGATGGAGAGTTGCTGGGCGTCCTGAAGCCCGAGCTTTCCCTCGCGAGCGCGGGTGAGGGGAATCGATACGGCCATCCGTCCGATGCCTGCATCGATGCCGTTAAGGAAGCGGGCGGTGTGTTCGCGTGCACCTTCGAACACGGAGACATTACCGTCACGCCGACTGCGAATGGCTTTGCGATGCGATGCCAGCGACCGTGA
- a CDS encoding dihydroorotate dehydrogenase encodes MAVDFGGVKMQNPINTAAGTFGYGWQFQNFFDVSQLGAITTKGCAAEPWPGNPAPRMAEIPGGMINSVGLQNPGVAAFARESGPWLEQLSKDGCQVICQVAGHSVDEFVRALEMYVELCPWAAGYEINVSCPNIAAGGAAMGSTPEGASSVMAACRKVTDKPLFVKMAPVNVAEIAKALEAAGADGLSVINSIQGMAIDVHTRKSRVAKPKGGLSGPLCHHIAVRMVWEVAQAVDIPINGVGGVMTGEDAAEFILAGATCVSVGMANFVDPCASLKIAHELEAWAESQGVNDINELVGAFEC; translated from the coding sequence ATGGCCGTCGATTTCGGCGGCGTCAAGATGCAGAACCCCATCAACACCGCAGCCGGTACCTTTGGCTACGGTTGGCAGTTCCAGAACTTCTTTGATGTTTCCCAGCTGGGCGCCATCACCACCAAGGGTTGTGCTGCCGAGCCCTGGCCCGGCAATCCCGCACCCCGCATGGCCGAGATTCCCGGCGGTATGATCAACTCCGTGGGCCTTCAGAACCCCGGCGTGGCCGCCTTTGCCCGCGAGTCCGGTCCGTGGCTCGAACAGCTGTCCAAGGACGGCTGCCAGGTCATCTGTCAGGTTGCCGGCCACTCCGTTGACGAGTTTGTCCGCGCACTCGAGATGTATGTCGAGCTGTGCCCCTGGGCTGCCGGCTACGAGATCAACGTGAGCTGCCCTAATATTGCCGCCGGCGGTGCCGCCATGGGATCAACGCCCGAGGGCGCCTCTTCCGTTATGGCTGCCTGCCGCAAGGTGACCGATAAGCCGCTGTTCGTAAAGATGGCTCCGGTCAACGTTGCCGAGATCGCCAAGGCCCTCGAGGCTGCCGGTGCCGACGGCCTTTCGGTCATCAACTCCATCCAGGGCATGGCCATCGACGTCCATACCCGCAAGTCCCGCGTGGCCAAGCCCAAGGGCGGCCTTTCGGGCCCGCTGTGCCACCATATCGCCGTGCGCATGGTCTGGGAGGTTGCCCAGGCCGTCGATATCCCCATCAACGGTGTCGGCGGTGTCATGACCGGCGAGGATGCGGCTGAGTTTATCTTGGCCGGTGCCACCTGCGTGTCGGTCGGCATGGCCAACTTCGTCGATCCGTGTGCTTCGCTTAAAATCGCGCATGAGCTCGAGGCCTGGGCCGAGTCCCAGGGCGTGAATGACATCAACGAACTGGTAGGTGCTTTCGAATGCTAG
- the gmk gene encoding guanylate kinase, whose product MSAQDSKLFVISGPSGAGKGTLVTRVRERRSNLGLTVSATTRAPRKGEVDGVNYFFLTREEFDRRVANGEFVEWAEVHGNCYGTLVSEVTSKLASGSSLILEIDVQGALQVKERFPEAVLIFIKPPSLEVLRERLVGRGTETPETIELRMANAADELALADRYDDVVVNDDLDRATDELVRVLDMHERI is encoded by the coding sequence GTGAGCGCTCAGGATTCCAAGCTCTTTGTGATTTCTGGACCGTCAGGCGCAGGCAAGGGTACGCTCGTCACTCGTGTGCGCGAGCGCCGCTCGAACCTGGGTCTGACGGTTTCGGCTACCACGCGAGCACCACGCAAAGGTGAGGTCGACGGCGTCAACTACTTTTTTCTGACGCGCGAGGAGTTCGACCGCCGCGTGGCAAACGGTGAGTTTGTTGAGTGGGCCGAGGTCCACGGTAACTGCTACGGCACGTTGGTGAGCGAGGTCACATCCAAGCTCGCCTCGGGCTCGTCTCTGATTTTGGAGATCGATGTCCAGGGCGCCCTGCAGGTGAAGGAGCGTTTCCCCGAGGCCGTGCTGATCTTTATCAAGCCGCCTTCGCTTGAGGTGCTTCGCGAGCGTCTAGTCGGTCGCGGTACCGAGACGCCCGAGACGATTGAGCTGCGTATGGCAAACGCCGCCGATGAGCTTGCCCTTGCCGACCGCTACGACGACGTCGTGGTGAATGACGATCTCGACCGCGCGACCGATGAGCTCGTTCGCGTTCTCGATATGCATGAAAGGATCTGA
- a CDS encoding DNA-directed RNA polymerase subunit omega, which produces MSVVKPCIDDLLEKTDHNRFLLASLASKRACDINSMLRGQHNRVLAVQDVDDITIGLSGADTISMAMDEIVDGDISYDEARYEKALGHKVAEA; this is translated from the coding sequence GTGTCCGTTGTAAAGCCTTGCATTGACGATCTTCTGGAGAAGACCGATCACAACCGCTTCCTGCTCGCTTCGCTTGCCTCCAAGCGCGCCTGCGACATCAATAGCATGCTGCGTGGCCAGCACAACCGCGTGCTTGCCGTCCAGGATGTCGATGACATCACCATCGGGCTTTCCGGTGCCGATACCATCTCGATGGCTATGGACGAGATTGTCGACGGCGACATCTCTTACGACGAGGCCCGTTACGAGAAGGCGCTCGGCCACAAGGTTGCTGAAGCCTAA
- the holA gene encoding DNA polymerase III subunit delta, which yields MSETGLLPAYLIVGTDGVKRDHAVSRMKARLEKSGMVEFNLDERDMTKDPDIESIIGSLNTFPMGSEFRLVILDGCSKLAKAVSEPLVEYLASPSPTTVCLIIADSLAKNTRLYKAIAKIDKKAVIDCSGTKRWELPRRVQQMATQHGKSISTAAAEELVSRSGENTRMLDNDLAKLAQMVESPQIELADVERWIVRTAEVQPWDFLNAVSARDMRRSLELFKLLPSKSYVWTYTLLCGRIRELIVAKALDARGQGRELAATLKLQSWQVKNHLTWARRFSMAELVAALEGAVDVELALKGSADSQTALLLWITNILRKS from the coding sequence ATGTCCGAAACCGGTCTGCTGCCGGCATATCTGATCGTCGGTACCGACGGAGTCAAGCGCGATCACGCCGTCTCGCGTATGAAAGCGCGTCTGGAAAAGTCGGGTATGGTCGAGTTCAACCTCGACGAGCGCGACATGACCAAGGACCCCGATATCGAGTCTATTATCGGATCGCTTAACACCTTTCCCATGGGCAGCGAGTTTCGCTTGGTAATCCTTGATGGCTGCTCAAAGCTCGCCAAGGCGGTCTCGGAGCCGCTCGTCGAGTATCTGGCGAGTCCCAGCCCCACAACGGTCTGCCTCATTATCGCCGACTCGCTTGCCAAGAACACACGCCTGTATAAGGCGATTGCCAAGATCGACAAGAAGGCCGTGATCGATTGCTCCGGCACCAAGCGCTGGGAGCTACCGCGCCGCGTGCAGCAGATGGCGACACAGCACGGCAAGTCGATCTCGACGGCGGCCGCCGAGGAGCTCGTCTCGCGTTCGGGTGAAAACACTCGCATGCTCGATAACGACTTGGCTAAGCTTGCCCAGATGGTTGAGTCGCCTCAGATTGAACTTGCCGATGTTGAGCGCTGGATCGTACGTACGGCCGAGGTTCAACCCTGGGACTTCCTCAACGCCGTCTCGGCTCGCGATATGCGGCGATCTCTCGAGCTCTTTAAGCTTTTGCCCTCCAAGAGCTACGTGTGGACCTACACGCTGCTATGCGGTCGCATCCGTGAACTGATCGTCGCCAAGGCGCTCGATGCGCGCGGACAGGGTCGTGAGCTGGCCGCAACGCTCAAGCTCCAGTCCTGGCAGGTCAAGAATCACCTGACCTGGGCACGTCGCTTTTCGATGGCAGAGCTCGTTGCCGCGCTCGAGGGCGCGGTCGATGTGGAGCTCGCACTGAAGGGTTCGGCCGATTCTCAGACCGCGCTTTTGCTCTGGATTACGAACATCTTGAGAAAATCGTGA
- the pyrF gene encoding orotidine-5'-phosphate decarboxylase, with product MLETDARDRVIVALDCDRERALELAHQLSGHAAWLKVGMTLYYAEGPQIVKTFKDLGFKVFLDLKFHDIPHQVRGAARSASLAGADLLSVHGLGSGAMLAACREGAEEAREDRAKLVAITVLTSMNQDALSEIGVESPVAEEAARLAKLAQANGIDGIVCSPMEAHDMRELLGPDALIVTPGVRPVGAALGDQSRVATPSQAIERGASHIVVGRPITGADDPVAAFDAIVAELVENVA from the coding sequence ATGCTAGAGACCGATGCCCGCGACCGTGTTATCGTCGCCCTCGACTGCGACCGTGAGCGCGCGCTCGAGCTCGCCCACCAGCTTTCGGGCCATGCCGCCTGGCTCAAGGTCGGCATGACGCTCTATTACGCTGAGGGTCCCCAGATCGTCAAGACCTTTAAGGACCTTGGCTTTAAGGTCTTCCTCGACCTTAAGTTCCATGACATTCCGCATCAGGTGCGCGGCGCTGCCCGCTCGGCCTCGCTTGCCGGTGCCGACCTGCTTTCGGTCCACGGCCTGGGCTCGGGTGCTATGCTCGCTGCCTGCCGCGAGGGTGCCGAGGAGGCGCGTGAGGACCGCGCCAAGCTCGTCGCCATCACCGTGCTCACGAGCATGAATCAGGATGCCTTGAGCGAGATCGGCGTCGAGTCGCCCGTGGCCGAGGAGGCCGCCCGCTTGGCAAAGCTTGCTCAGGCCAACGGCATCGATGGCATCGTGTGTTCGCCGATGGAGGCTCATGACATGCGTGAGCTGCTGGGCCCCGATGCCCTGATCGTGACTCCGGGTGTGCGTCCGGTGGGTGCCGCCCTTGGTGACCAGTCCCGCGTGGCGACGCCTTCCCAGGCTATCGAGCGTGGCGCAAGCCACATTGTGGTGGGCCGTCCCATCACCGGTGCCGACGATCCGGTTGCCGCCTTTGACGCCATCGTCGCCGAGCTGGTCGAAAACGTCGCGTAA
- the mihF gene encoding integration host factor, actinobacterial type, with protein sequence MALPQLTDEQRKQALEKAAAARHARAELREQIKKGEKSLESVLNSDDPIASRMKVSTLIESLPGYGKAKAAKIMEELGISATRRVQGLGVRQREQLLEQLTK encoded by the coding sequence ATGGCACTCCCTCAGCTTACCGACGAGCAGCGCAAGCAGGCTCTTGAGAAGGCTGCTGCCGCACGTCACGCCCGCGCTGAGCTTCGCGAGCAGATCAAGAAGGGCGAGAAGTCCCTCGAGTCCGTGCTCAACTCCGATGACCCCATCGCTTCCCGCATGAAGGTTTCCACCCTCATCGAGTCTCTCCCTGGTTACGGCAAGGCCAAGGCCGCCAAGATCATGGAGGAGCTCGGTATCTCCGCTACCCGTCGCGTCCAGGGCCTCGGTGTCCGTCAGCGCGAGCAGCTCCTCGAGCAGCTGACCAAATAA
- the thiI gene encoding tRNA uracil 4-sulfurtransferase ThiI codes for MAARVCLVHYHEVGLKGKNRAHFEHILMDNIKAALAAFSVNAVSRISGYILVTFNEHQADEAARVIRTVPGVARVSLAYHTNRDPQEYCAAAVKALREFGSFDSFKVHAKRSNTDYELTSIDINRQVGEVLCEAFPDKKVQMHDPDAMVHVLVVQGSVYVYARSERGVGGLPVGSAGKVVTLLSSGIDSPVATWMLARRGAVCVPVHFSGRPQTPDTSEYLVQDIIRALAPGVQIGRLYVVPFGDCQREISVTCPSNLRVIMYRRIMYSVAERIAHIEGAKAIVTGESLGQVASQTLENIMAVNEAVKIPVFRPLIGSDKQEIIARAQEIGTFDISTEAAPDCCTLFMPRRPETHAKLDAVHEAWELFDHEEMIERLLKQTEYIDFESNTYKAPKTLKRKHSELAPREIYQDHE; via the coding sequence ATGGCGGCTCGCGTCTGCCTGGTCCACTATCACGAGGTTGGGCTGAAGGGCAAGAACCGCGCACATTTTGAGCATATCCTCATGGATAACATCAAGGCGGCCTTGGCCGCCTTTTCCGTGAATGCCGTGTCTCGAATTTCCGGTTATATCCTCGTGACCTTTAACGAGCATCAGGCCGACGAGGCGGCGCGTGTCATTCGCACCGTTCCCGGCGTTGCCCGTGTGTCTTTGGCGTATCACACCAATCGCGACCCGCAGGAGTACTGCGCCGCCGCCGTGAAGGCGCTGCGCGAGTTTGGTTCCTTCGATTCGTTTAAGGTGCACGCCAAGCGCTCCAATACTGACTATGAGCTCACCTCGATCGATATCAATCGTCAGGTGGGCGAGGTGCTGTGTGAGGCCTTCCCCGATAAAAAGGTCCAAATGCACGACCCCGATGCGATGGTGCACGTACTGGTGGTCCAGGGCAGCGTTTATGTGTACGCGCGCTCTGAGCGCGGCGTGGGCGGTCTGCCGGTGGGTTCTGCCGGCAAGGTCGTGACGCTGCTGTCGTCGGGTATCGATTCTCCGGTGGCGACCTGGATGCTCGCGCGTCGCGGCGCGGTGTGCGTGCCGGTGCATTTCTCCGGTCGTCCGCAGACGCCCGATACGAGCGAGTATTTGGTGCAGGACATCATCCGTGCGCTTGCGCCGGGTGTCCAGATCGGTCGTCTGTACGTGGTGCCGTTTGGCGACTGCCAGCGTGAGATTTCGGTTACCTGCCCCAGCAACCTGCGCGTGATCATGTACCGCCGCATTATGTATTCGGTTGCCGAGCGCATTGCACACATCGAGGGTGCCAAGGCCATCGTTACGGGCGAATCGCTTGGGCAGGTTGCCTCCCAAACGCTTGAGAACATCATGGCCGTTAACGAGGCCGTGAAGATCCCCGTGTTCCGTCCTCTCATCGGTTCGGACAAGCAGGAGATCATTGCGCGCGCTCAGGAGATCGGTACGTTCGATATCTCGACTGAGGCCGCTCCCGACTGCTGCACGCTGTTTATGCCGCGCCGTCCCGAGACGCACGCTAAACTCGATGCCGTGCATGAGGCCTGGGAGTTGTTCGATCACGAGGAGATGATCGAGCGCTTGCTCAAGCAGACCGAGTACATCGACTTCGAGAGCAACACGTACAAGGCCCCCAAGACCTTAAAACGCAAACATTCGGAGCTTGCTCCGCGTGAGATTTACCAAGATCACGAATAA
- a CDS encoding dihydroorotase has protein sequence MALLLKNAHVVDPSVELDGVVDVLIDGDKIAEVGENLAAEGAEVRDLSGKYLVPGLVDMHVHLREPGYEVKEDIESGTRAAAKGGFTGVCAMPNTDPVTDNGTVVEFVKSRAAEVGHCRVYPSGAMTRGLKGEAMSEMGDMVAHGAVAFTDDGRGVQGAGMLRRCMDYGKMFGKVFMSHCQDEDLVGHGQINEGKVSTRLALEGWPAAGEELQIARDIEIAKLTGAKLHIQHISTAHGLEIVRAGKAAGVQVTCEATPHHMFLTENDLDETYNTSLKVNPPLRTEEDAEAIRQGVIDGTVDAIVTDHAPHTPWEKAREFELAPFGMIGLETSLSLVLTELVNTGKMSMGRMVELMAIKPREILGLDQVQVKAGSVADLTVFDASATWTVGEDGYESRAENSGFAGRTLTGRATDVFVGGKQTLADGCIC, from the coding sequence ATGGCCTTGCTTCTTAAGAATGCCCACGTCGTCGACCCGTCCGTCGAGCTTGACGGTGTCGTTGACGTCCTTATCGACGGCGACAAGATCGCCGAGGTCGGTGAGAACCTCGCCGCCGAGGGAGCCGAGGTCCGCGACCTTTCCGGCAAGTACCTCGTCCCCGGCCTGGTGGATATGCACGTGCATCTGCGCGAGCCCGGCTACGAGGTCAAAGAGGACATCGAGAGTGGTACCCGCGCTGCTGCCAAGGGCGGCTTCACCGGTGTGTGCGCCATGCCCAACACCGATCCCGTCACCGATAACGGCACCGTCGTGGAGTTCGTCAAGTCCCGCGCTGCCGAGGTCGGTCACTGCCGCGTCTATCCGTCGGGCGCCATGACCCGCGGTCTTAAGGGCGAGGCCATGTCCGAGATGGGCGATATGGTCGCCCACGGCGCCGTCGCCTTCACTGACGACGGTCGCGGCGTGCAGGGCGCGGGCATGCTCCGTCGCTGCATGGACTACGGCAAGATGTTCGGCAAGGTCTTTATGAGCCACTGCCAGGACGAGGACCTGGTCGGTCACGGCCAGATCAACGAGGGCAAGGTCTCGACCCGTCTGGCTCTCGAGGGCTGGCCGGCTGCCGGCGAGGAGCTCCAGATCGCCCGCGACATCGAGATCGCCAAGCTGACCGGTGCCAAGCTGCACATCCAGCACATCTCCACCGCCCATGGCCTGGAGATCGTGCGTGCCGGTAAGGCCGCTGGCGTTCAGGTTACCTGCGAGGCCACCCCGCACCACATGTTCCTGACCGAGAACGATCTGGACGAGACCTACAACACCTCGCTCAAGGTCAATCCGCCGCTGCGTACCGAGGAGGATGCCGAGGCCATCCGCCAGGGCGTTATCGACGGCACCGTCGACGCTATCGTCACCGATCACGCTCCCCACACCCCGTGGGAGAAGGCCCGTGAGTTCGAGCTTGCGCCCTTCGGCATGATCGGCCTCGAGACCTCGCTGTCGCTCGTACTCACCGAGCTGGTCAACACGGGCAAGATGAGCATGGGCCGCATGGTCGAGCTCATGGCCATCAAGCCGCGTGAGATCCTGGGCCTCGACCAGGTTCAGGTCAAGGCGGGCTCCGTTGCCGACCTGACCGTCTTCGACGCGTCCGCCACCTGGACGGTCGGCGAGGACGGCTACGAGTCGCGTGCCGAGAACTCCGGTTTTGCCGGCCGCACGCTCACCGGTCGTGCCACCGATGTGTTTGTCGGCGGTAAACAGACGCTTGCCGACGGCTGCATCTGCTAG
- a CDS encoding dihydroorotate dehydrogenase electron transfer subunit, which yields MHDFEVVSNQEIADGIFSLVISAPKLASALKPGQFVNIAVPGDASSLLRVPLSFYRADAQAGTVELWYAVVGDDTRRLSQMAPGSTSNLLGPGGRGWLVPEGTRKALLVAGGIGVPPVLCLAGMLVEQGVAVDVCLGFGTASKAVGVDEFRALGATVNVCTDDGSLGTHGFCTDPAAELLGEGGYDYVASCGPAVMMKKVAAAAAEAGAYCEVSLERMMSCGFGACNTCNVETVDGMKGACMCGPVFDASKVVVF from the coding sequence ATGCACGACTTCGAGGTCGTCTCGAACCAGGAGATCGCCGACGGCATCTTCTCGCTCGTTATCTCGGCCCCCAAGCTTGCAAGTGCGCTCAAGCCCGGTCAGTTTGTGAACATTGCCGTGCCCGGCGATGCGTCCTCGCTGCTTCGCGTGCCCCTGAGCTTCTATCGCGCCGACGCCCAGGCCGGCACCGTCGAGCTGTGGTACGCCGTCGTGGGCGACGACACCCGTCGTCTGTCGCAGATGGCCCCCGGTTCCACCTCTAATCTGCTGGGCCCTGGCGGCCGCGGCTGGCTTGTGCCCGAGGGCACCAGGAAGGCGCTGCTCGTTGCGGGCGGCATCGGTGTTCCGCCCGTGCTGTGCCTTGCCGGCATGCTCGTCGAGCAGGGTGTGGCCGTCGACGTGTGCCTGGGCTTTGGCACCGCGTCCAAGGCCGTGGGCGTCGATGAGTTCCGCGCGCTGGGCGCCACGGTCAACGTGTGCACCGACGACGGCTCGCTCGGCACGCACGGTTTTTGCACCGACCCGGCAGCCGAGCTGCTTGGAGAGGGCGGCTACGACTATGTGGCCAGCTGCGGCCCCGCTGTCATGATGAAGAAAGTTGCCGCCGCTGCCGCCGAGGCCGGTGCGTACTGCGAGGTGTCGCTCGAGCGCATGATGAGCTGCGGTTTTGGCGCCTGCAACACCTGCAATGTCGAGACGGTCGACGGTATGAAGGGTGCCTGCATGTGCGGCCCCGTGTTCGATGCTTCCAAGGTGGTGGTCTTCTAG